The following coding sequences are from one Neurospora crassa OR74A linkage group I, whole genome shotgun sequence window:
- a CDS encoding phosphopantetheinyl transferase — MSDNKMSEPPNNPVVIQWILDTRSWFPSAAKTRDLEVHASRPLSLLTPTERASVLKYFHVRDAKMALASALLKRYAIARLAGVAWSSTTPGFTRDERTTKPIWRDPATGAQPVAFNVSHQAGIVALVAVADYPGPGAQSEAGAEVEVGVDVVCTSERRDRDQDLIRKEGWGSFVDMHADVFAMGETTYLKYQVLSAVPGLVERGAGGGPPTPEQVADGKLRAFYALWALREAYVKLTGEALLAEWLGELEFRYFRPSWPTPAWDVPAVETKEGEEEGEDAQVLRKFEIRFRGKKVEDVNMCLRSMGPDYMVATAVRTPEDPNVGLRWRLGPYETLALDDLLNFADSAV, encoded by the exons ATGAGCGATAACAAGATGTCGGAACCACCAAACAATCCCGTCGTAATCCAGTGGATCCTCGACACCCGGTCCTGGTTTCCCTCAGCCGCTAAGACCCGTGATCTCGAAGTCCAT GCATCCcgtcccctctccctcctcaccccTACCGAGCGCGCCTCCGTGCTCAAATACTTCCATGTCCGCGACGCCAAAATGGCGCTCGCCTCCGCTCTGCTCAAGCGGTACGCCATCGCGCGCCTGGCAGGCGTGGCCTGGTCATCCACCACGCCCGGGTTCACGCGCGACGAGCGCACCACCAAGCCCATCTGGCGCGACCCTGCAACCGGTGCACAGCCAGTTGCCTTCAACGTGTCGCACCAGGCCGGAATCGTCGCGCTCGTGGCTGTGGCGGACTATCCCGGCCCGGGGGCGCAGTCGGAGGCGGGGGCCGAGGTGGAGGTCGGCGTGGATGTTGTGTGTACATCCGAACGCAGGGATCGCGATCAGGACTTGATTAGAAAGGAAGGCTGGGGCAGCTTTGTCGATATGCATGCTGACGTTTTTGCCATGGGGGAGACGACGTATTTGAAATATCAGGTGTTGAGCGCTGTGCCGGGGTTGGTAGAgagaggagcaggaggagggccgCCGACGCCGGAGCAGGTGGCGGATGGGAAGCTGAGGGCTTTCTATGCGCTTTGGGCGCTCAGGGAGGCGTATGTGAAATTGACGGGTGAGGCGTTGCTGGCGGAATGGTTGGGGGAGTTGGAGTTTAGGTATTTTAGGCCGAGCTGGCCGACGCCAGCTTGGGATGTGCCGGCTGTTGAGACGAAGgagggtgaagaggaaggagaggacgCGCAGGTGCTGAGAAAATTCGAGATACGGTTTagagggaagaaggtggaggatgTGAATATGTGTTTGCGATCAATGGGACCGGATTACATGGTTGCTACGGCCGTGAGGACACCAGAGGACCCCAATGTTGGGCTAAGATGGAGGCTTGGGCCGTATGAAACATTGGCGCTGGATGACTTGTTGAACTTTGCAGACTCGGCCGTGTAG
- the cry gene encoding cryptochrome DASH — translation MAPSKVVIYAMRRELRLSDNPIFHHLSNPESKHGFSHLLPVYVFPAQQIDLSGFVPKGSENPHPAPKSAVGGYARCGPYRAKFLAESVWDLKTSLQSIGSDLLVRAGPYKDVIQSLVEGLKAKECQVGAVWMTSHEGSEEKSEEKTVASFCAKSGIDFKLWDDEKYLIHDRDTGITHLNDLPDVFTTYRKQIEPLREKARKTLPVPEKGALPAYPDIDMIPSQQPPFNIPGTCEELVDAVVRPVKNFLKDLPDFPEKAESSHPFRGGETSAHKRIDHLVLSGGMKSYKDSRNGLLGPDFSTKLSAYLAQGCVTARQIHHALVAYEDGTGTKYKGADGFGEGDNQGTETVRMELLWRDYMRLCHQKYGDKLFRVEGFNGKHTDYEGEDKKYGWRTANTSIALPGQEPTPEKVSEILARFNAGTTGMGLIDASQRELIHTGYTSNRTRQNVASFLAKHLEIDWRYGAEWYEMLLVDYDVSSNWANWQYVAGVGNDPRGAARIFNPVKQAFDYDKDGTYVRTWVPEVAKFENLENVFQAWTASKEDLKTAGLEGNIMVTDPVKPIKFNLDHKPSKVKKRPFFRKRGTKTRDAQGSAESPGSSDSHSGSGGSPDGSGGGNIPSESNCAAAGSGQAQQTHQGSGRSQSSSNHGGRSHSHQHNQQNYHHSHRGNDYTRGGGGGRGGRGGRGGGGGGYSASQGYYGIGGGYRGGGRGRGGGGGFRGRYAPTGGLGGHHHSEQQVASQFQTDA, via the exons ATGGCACCGTCAAAGGTTGTCATTTATGCGATGCGCAGGGAGCTTCGCTTGTCAGACAACCCTATATTCCACCACCTCTCCAACCCAGAGTCGAAACACGGGTTTTCACACCTTCTCCCCGTGTACGTCTTTCCTGCACAACAGATCGACCTCTCCGGCTTTGTTCCAAAGGGGAGTGAAAACCCCCATCCTGCCCCCAAAAGCGCCGTTGGAGGGTATGCAAGATGTGGACCATATCGTGCCAAGTTCCTGGCAGAGTCGGTTTGGGATCTGAAGACAAGCCTTCAGTCGATTGGCAGTGACCTCCTCGTCCGTGCCGGACCATACAAGGATGTCATCCAGTCTCTCGTCGAAGGGCTCAAAGCAAAGGAATGCCAAGTTGGAGCTGTATGGATGACAAGCCACGAAGGCTCAGAGGAGAAGAGTGAAGAGAAGACTGTGGCATCTTTTTGTGCAAAAAGTGGCATAGATTTCAAGCTATGGGATGACGAGAAATACCTTATCCACGA TCGAGATACAGGTATCACACATCTCAACGATCTCCCCGATGTCTTCACCACCTACCGAAAACAAATAGAGCCCTTGCGTGAGAAGGCAAGGAAGACATTGCCAGTACCTGAAAAGGGGGCCTTGCCTGCATATCCCGACATAGACATGATTCCAAGTCAGCAACCACCATTCAATATCCCAGGCACCTGCGAGGAGTTGGTTGACGCCGTCGTCAGGCCGGTGAAGAACTTCCTCAAGGACCTGCCAGACTTTCCGGAGAAGGCAGAATCATCCCACCCGTTCAGAGGCGGAGAGACATCAGCTCATAAGCGAATCGACCATCTCGTCCTGAGCGGGGGCATGAAAAGCTACAAGGACTCTAGGAACGGCCTCCTTGGACCGGATTTCAGTACCAAGTTGTCTGCGTACCTCGCACAGGGATGCGTCACCGCTCGCCAGATCCACCACGCTTTGGTGGCCTACGAGGACGGAACGGGCACCAAGTACAAAGGGGCTGATGGTTTTGGTGAAGGTGATAACCAAGGCACAGAGACCGTCAGAATGGAACTCTTATGGCGCGATTACATGAGGTTGTGTCACCAAAAGTATGGTGACAAGCTTTTCCGCGTAGAGGGCTTCAACGGCAAGCACACCGATTACGAAGGCGAAGATAAGAAGTACGGGTGGAGAACTGCCAATACGAGCATAGCGTTGCCTGGACAGGAACCTACTCCTGAAAAGGTTTCGGAGATCCTTGCAAGGTTCAACGCCGGAACCACAGGCATGGGACTTATCGATGCGTCGCAACGGGAGCTTATACACACCGGGTACACATCCAACCGGACACGGCAAAATGTTGCTAGCTTCCTCGCCAAGCACTTGGAGATCGACTGGAGATATGGCGCAGAGTGGTATGAGATGCTGCTCGTGGATTACGATGTGTCCTCCAACTGGGCCAACTGGCAGTATGTAGCCGGTGTAGGCAATGACCCTCGCGGTGCGGCTCGGATTTTCAACCCAGTCAAGCAGGCATTTGACTACGACAAGGACGGTACCTACGTTCGGACGTGGGTGCCCGAAGTAGCAAAATTCGAGAACCTTGAGAATGTTTTCCAGGCTTGGACAGCCTCCAAAGAGGACCTGAAGACGGCAGGCCTGGAGGGAAACATCATGGTTACGGATCCGGTTAAGCCCATAAAGTTTAACCTTGACCACAAGCCATCCAAGGTCAAGAAACGTCCCTTCTTCAGAAAAAGAGGTACCAAAACTCGAGATGCCCAGGGTAGCGCTGAAAGCCCGGGTAGTAGCGATAGTCATTCTGGCTCTGGCGGCAGTCCCGACGGttccggcggcggcaacatACCATCCGAGTCTAATTGCGCCGCCGCAGGGTCTGGCCAGGCGCAACAGACTCATCAGGGCAGCGGCAGGTCACAGTCATCAAGCAACCATGGTGGGCGCTCGCACTCACACCAGCACAACCAGCAAAACTACCACCACTCCCACCGCGGCAACGATTATACCCGGGGAGGTGGCGGTGGTCGCGGAGGTCGTGGAGGTcgtggcggcggaggcggcggatACTCTGCGTCTCAAGGGTATTACGGCATCGGTGGTGGTTACCGTGGCGGCGGACGGGGcagaggcggaggaggaggatttcgTGGCCGGTATGCTCCAACTGGGGGATTAGGTGGACATCACCATTCCGAGCAACAAGTGGCCTCACAGTTCCAGACTGACGCATAG